In one Bacillus sp. Marseille-P3661 genomic region, the following are encoded:
- a CDS encoding sensor histidine kinase yields the protein MTETLLINFLFLLIPALAYLIFFENKFHFNHNSIHITVFSAVSMILCMSFPIRLELGFIFDLRYIPFIIVSLFSGYKATFPLFIVLNLYRLYIGGDGVLLSFLFSTLIFSVVPLFSKKFINLDTQKRILTAGSITFVTFTIYLFIYSTLLETVSKTFWMNAFSMLFIYVIGIIVILSLIEKIIDNVKTREKLVDTERLNVLSELAASISHEIRNPLTVTKGFLQLLNNSTNITNDEKRYVDFSLQELKRAEKIVSDFLSLAKPQAENMVSTNLKEEIEYVNNIMIPYANIHQVDLQYNFNNTLTKRFDKNQIQQTLINLYKNGIESMKDKGGTLTINVSQQKNKIIIKITDTGIGMTKEEIMRIGKPYYSTKQEGTGLGMMVVYSTINKLKGKIEVNSEKGKGTTFLITIPVNN from the coding sequence AAACAAATTTCATTTCAACCACAATAGCATACATATTACCGTATTCTCAGCAGTTTCAATGATTCTTTGCATGTCCTTCCCCATTCGTCTAGAGTTGGGATTTATTTTTGATTTACGCTATATTCCCTTTATTATCGTTTCGCTTTTTAGCGGATACAAAGCTACCTTCCCCTTATTTATCGTTTTGAATCTTTATCGTTTGTATATTGGTGGGGATGGTGTATTGCTATCCTTCTTATTTTCAACACTTATTTTTAGTGTAGTGCCCTTATTTAGTAAGAAGTTTATAAATCTAGACACCCAAAAACGTATATTAACTGCAGGAAGTATCACTTTTGTAACGTTTACTATTTATCTATTTATTTATAGCACCCTACTGGAGACAGTATCCAAAACGTTTTGGATGAATGCTTTTAGTATGCTTTTCATTTATGTTATTGGAATCATCGTTATTCTGTCATTAATAGAGAAAATTATCGATAATGTGAAAACTCGCGAAAAGCTCGTCGATACAGAAAGATTGAATGTTCTAAGCGAACTGGCTGCAAGTATTTCACATGAAATAAGAAATCCATTAACTGTTACCAAAGGGTTTCTACAACTTTTAAATAATTCAACTAATATAACTAATGATGAAAAAAGATATGTTGATTTTTCATTACAAGAATTAAAACGTGCCGAAAAAATTGTAAGTGACTTTCTGTCGCTAGCCAAGCCACAAGCAGAAAATATGGTCAGTACTAACCTAAAAGAAGAAATAGAATATGTAAATAATATCATGATTCCATATGCCAATATCCATCAAGTGGATCTGCAGTATAATTTTAATAATACCCTTACTAAAAGGTTTGATAAAAATCAAATTCAGCAGACTTTAATAAACTTATATAAAAATGGTATTGAGTCTATGAAAGACAAAGGCGGTACTCTTACAATCAATGTATCGCAACAAAAAAATAAAATAATTATTAAAATAACTGATACAGGAATTGGAATGACAAAAGAAGAAATAATGCGGATAGGAAAGCCTTACTATTCTACTAAACAAGAAGGCACAGGGCTTGGCATGATGGTCGTTTATAGCACAATTAATAAGCTCAAAGGAAAAATAGAAGTAAATAGTGAAAAAGGGAAAGGAACAACTTTTTTAATAACTATACCGGTTAACAATTAA